In Bifidobacterium scardovii JCM 12489 = DSM 13734, the genomic stretch GCCTGATCACCTTCACTCCCGGCGACCCCAAGGCCGCCGGCAAGGGTCTGGCCACGGCCGCGACCCCGGGCCTGGCCACGCTCAACAAGCCCGTGCTGTGGGTGTTCCTGATCGGCCTGCTGCTGGCGATCGTGCTCACCGTGCTCAAGGTCAAGGCCGGCCTGCTGATCTCGATCGCGGCCACCACCGTGATCGGCATCCCGTTCGGCGTCACCTCGATGTCCGATTCCGTGTCGATCTCCGACACCTTCGCCCAGCTGCCGACGACCTTCGGCGCGATCTTCTCCGGCGACGGCTTCCCGGCGCTGTTCTCCGACCCGTCCCGCCTGCCGCTCGTGCTGGTGACGATCTTCGCGTTCTCCATGTCCGACACCTTCGACACGATCGGCACCTTCATCGGCACCGGCCGCCGCACCGGCATCTTCTCCGAGGCCGACGAGAAGGCGCTCGAGGACGGCCACGGCTTCTCCTCCAAGATGGACCGCGCCCTGTTCGCCGATTCCGTCGCCACGTCGATCGGCGCGATCTGCGGCACCTCGAACACCACCACGTACGTCGAGTCCGCCGCCGGCATCGGCGCGGGCGGCCGCACCGGCCTGACCTCCGTGGTCGTCGCGATCTGCTTCGCGCTGTCCGCGTTCCTCTCGCCGATCGTCTCCGCCGTGCCGTCCGCCGCGACCGCCGGCGTGCTGGTGATCGTCGGCTGCATGATGGCCTCGTCGCTGAAGGAAATCGAGTGGAGCGACATCGAGGAGGCCATTCCGGCGTTCTTCGCCGCCGTGTTCATGGCGTTCTCCTACTCGATCTCGTACGGCATCGCCGGCGGCTTCATCATGTACTGCGTGGTGATGGCCTGCAAGAAGAAGGCGAGCAAGGTGCACCCGGTGATCTGGGTCGTGGCCGGTCTGTTCGTCCTCGACTTCATCCTGATGGCGTTCCTCGCGTAACGCTCGGGTACCGCTCTAAGCTCCCTCGGCGACGGGGGAGCTTTTTGTATTGGCGGAACCGTGGTGCCCCCCGACGTTCCCCAAGCGTTCGGTGTTCACTATGTGAGCGCTCTCTTTTATTCCGGACGGCGCTGGGGCACTATCGGTGATTGGCACAGCGGTGTGCGTCACCGCAGCCAGAAGCGAGCGTGTGGCGCGCCCCGTGTGTTTTCGCCGTTTGAGGACAACCCATTGCAACGGCAGTTTGAGATTTCCTTGAGAAGTGTTCGAGAATAAGGGGAAGACGCCATGTCGGCAAGTGCAGTCGCGTCTACTGATACACAAGTAACCGTTAAAAAAGATTCCGTGCCCGAGATCATCGCCGCATCCATGGTCGGCACGGCCATTGAGTTCTACGACAACTATTGCTATTCCATCGCCGCCGCCAGCTATTTCGGCACGATCTTCTTCACCTCCGTCGCCAAGTCCAACCCGGCGCTGGCCACGCTGATGTCGTTCGTCACCTTCGCCGTCTCCTTCCTGGCCCGTCCGTTCGGCTCCCTGCTGTTCGGCCACTTCGGCGACAAGATGGGCCGCAAGAAGACACTGGTGATCGCCCTGCTGACCATGGGCATCTCCACCTTTGTCGTCGGCCTGCTGCCCGGCTATGAGCAGATCGGCGCCTGGGCCGTCGTGATCCTGTGCGTCTGCCGCGCCTGCCAGGGCGTCGGCCTCGCCGGCGAATGGTCCGGCGCCGCGCTGGTCGCCACCGAGAACGCGCCCGCCAACAAGCGCGCGCTGTACGGTTCGTTCCCGAACCTCGGCGCCCCGATCGGCTTCTTCTGCGCGTACGGCATCAACCTGCTGCTCACCACCTCGCTCACCCATGACCAGATGCTCTCCTTCGGATGGCGCATCCCGTTCCTGCTTTCCGCGGTGCTGGTGATCGTCGGCCTGTACGTGCGCGAGCGCATGAGCGAGAC encodes the following:
- a CDS encoding NCS2 family permease, with the protein product MEKFFHLKENGTTVSTEITAGLTTFFAMSYIIVVNPQILSQTGMPWGGVFLATIIAAIIGTLIMGLFANVPYAQAAGMGLNAFFTYTVCFGLGFSWQETLCMVFLCGLINILITVTRVRKMIIQAIPPMLQHAIGGGIGLFVAYVGMLNVGLITFTPGDPKAAGKGLATAATPGLATLNKPVLWVFLIGLLLAIVLTVLKVKAGLLISIAATTVIGIPFGVTSMSDSVSISDTFAQLPTTFGAIFSGDGFPALFSDPSRLPLVLVTIFAFSMSDTFDTIGTFIGTGRRTGIFSEADEKALEDGHGFSSKMDRALFADSVATSIGAICGTSNTTTYVESAAGIGAGGRTGLTSVVVAICFALSAFLSPIVSAVPSAATAGVLVIVGCMMASSLKEIEWSDIEEAIPAFFAAVFMAFSYSISYGIAGGFIMYCVVMACKKKASKVHPVIWVVAGLFVLDFILMAFLA
- a CDS encoding MFS transporter, which encodes MSASAVASTDTQVTVKKDSVPEIIAASMVGTAIEFYDNYCYSIAAASYFGTIFFTSVAKSNPALATLMSFVTFAVSFLARPFGSLLFGHFGDKMGRKKTLVIALLTMGISTFVVGLLPGYEQIGAWAVVILCVCRACQGVGLAGEWSGAALVATENAPANKRALYGSFPNLGAPIGFFCAYGINLLLTTSLTHDQMLSFGWRIPFLLSAVLVIVGLYVRERMSETPIFKKAAEEKRTSKHPLRDLLPYWKEVVLGTVAMGITYTLFYTLGTWSLSYGVTGLGFKEPEYLGMQMVSVVFFAAFIIVGCLWADKSGRKKVLLATTAATLVFSLVCPALLQHNVAMIMVFLCIGFLLMGGLFGPSGAYLPELFPTSVRYSGAGLSYNLAAIFGGAFAPTIATWLVGKYGIMSLGWYLGVMSALALVALFLIKESKDKDYTK